One Micromonospora eburnea genomic region harbors:
- a CDS encoding tetratricopeptide repeat protein — translation MSREEQTMIMDATLARINQGVQLHHQQGQRAAARDVFAQIWDEIGGERGDPLHVCVLAHAMADVQDDVHQELVWDQRALAAADLLTDARVAQAGVALPVAGLYPSLHLNLGECYRKLGDLGRAREYLQRAQAGIGALGDDEYGQLIKGGLDRLARLLTSE, via the coding sequence ATGAGCCGTGAGGAGCAGACGATGATCATGGATGCGACGCTCGCCCGCATCAACCAAGGGGTGCAGTTGCATCATCAGCAGGGCCAGCGTGCGGCTGCTCGCGACGTGTTCGCGCAGATCTGGGATGAGATCGGCGGGGAGCGGGGCGACCCTCTGCACGTTTGCGTCCTCGCGCACGCGATGGCCGACGTGCAGGACGACGTCCACCAGGAGTTGGTCTGGGATCAGCGAGCCTTGGCGGCGGCCGACCTGCTCACCGATGCCCGGGTGGCGCAGGCTGGGGTGGCGCTGCCGGTGGCCGGTCTGTATCCGTCGTTGCATCTCAACCTGGGTGAGTGCTATCGCAAGCTCGGCGATCTCGGCCGTGCTCGCGAGTACCTCCAGCGCGCGCAGGCGGGGATCGGCGCGCTTGGCGATGACGAGTACGGGCAGTTGATCAAGGGCGGCCTGGATCGGCTGGCGCGGCTGCTGACCTCCGAGTAG
- a CDS encoding glutamate-5-semialdehyde dehydrogenase → MSVVEQARRARDAAEELAVATRTAKDAALHAMADALVARTPEILAANATDLAAGRAAGLTEAVLDRLALDAGRVAGIADALRQMAALPDPVGEVVRGSTLPNGLELRQVRVPFGVVGIIYEARPNVTVDAAGICLKSGNAALLRGSSSAAHSNAALVTVLRDAIAEAGLPADAVQLLDASSRDSVKELMRARGLVDVLIPRGGASLIRTVVEESTVPVIETGVGNCHVYVDAAADVAKAVAITLNAKTQRLSTCNTAESLLVHADVADAFLPAMLAAFADAGVTVHGSPEVAAHSDAVVPATEEDFATEYLSADISVAVVDSLDAAVAHIRRYGTGHTEAIVTDSQAAAREFVARVDAAAVMVNASTRFTDGGEFGFGAEIGISTQKLHARGPMGLPELTSTKYVVTGDGHLR, encoded by the coding sequence ATGAGCGTCGTGGAGCAGGCCCGGCGAGCGCGGGACGCGGCTGAGGAGTTGGCTGTCGCCACCCGTACGGCGAAGGACGCCGCGCTGCACGCGATGGCCGACGCGCTGGTGGCGCGTACCCCGGAGATCCTGGCCGCGAACGCGACGGACCTGGCGGCCGGGCGCGCGGCCGGGCTGACCGAGGCGGTGCTGGACCGGCTGGCCCTCGACGCGGGCCGGGTCGCCGGCATCGCCGACGCGCTGCGCCAGATGGCCGCCCTGCCCGACCCGGTCGGCGAGGTGGTCCGCGGCTCGACCCTGCCCAACGGCCTGGAACTGCGGCAGGTCCGGGTGCCGTTCGGCGTGGTCGGCATCATCTACGAGGCCCGGCCGAACGTGACCGTGGACGCGGCCGGGATCTGCCTCAAGTCCGGCAACGCGGCGCTGCTACGCGGCTCCTCCTCGGCCGCGCACTCCAACGCCGCCCTGGTCACCGTACTCCGCGACGCGATCGCCGAGGCCGGCCTGCCGGCCGACGCGGTGCAGCTCCTCGACGCCAGCTCCCGCGACTCCGTCAAGGAACTGATGCGCGCCCGGGGCCTGGTCGACGTGCTGATCCCGCGCGGTGGCGCGTCACTGATCCGGACCGTGGTCGAGGAGTCGACCGTGCCGGTGATCGAGACCGGGGTGGGCAACTGCCACGTCTACGTGGACGCCGCCGCCGACGTCGCCAAGGCCGTGGCGATCACCCTGAACGCCAAGACCCAGCGCCTCTCCACCTGCAACACCGCCGAGTCGCTGCTGGTCCACGCGGACGTCGCGGACGCCTTCCTGCCCGCGATGCTGGCGGCCTTCGCCGACGCCGGGGTCACCGTGCACGGCTCCCCGGAGGTCGCGGCCCACTCCGACGCGGTCGTCCCTGCGACCGAGGAGGACTTCGCCACCGAGTACCTCTCGGCCGACATCTCGGTCGCCGTCGTCGACTCACTCGACGCGGCGGTCGCGCACATCCGGCGGTACGGCACCGGCCACACCGAGGCGATCGTCACCGACTCCCAGGCAGCGGCCCGGGAGTTCGTGGCCCGGGTCGACGCGGCGGCGGTGATGGTGAACGCCTCCACCCGGTTCACCGACGGCGGCGAGTTCGGCTTCGGCGCGGAGATCGGCATCTCCACCCAGAAGCTGCATGCCCGGGGCCCGATGGGACTGCCCGAGCTGACCAGCACCAAGTACGTCGTCACCGGTGACGGTCACCTGCGCTGA
- a CDS encoding MFS transporter: MSGTGPGSAGRLPRRVHAGYALGSLVTGAFGTVPGLLLLPYLTDTLGVAAGVAAALVLLPKAWDVLVNPVAGRISDRTRSRWGARRPYLLGGGLALAVLFASIFAAPFGAGPAAGVYVALAFLATATAFAFFQVPYVAMPAELTGDPAERTRLMSWRIAVLALAILVSGAVAPAVVAAGGDGVPGHRWMGLFVAALVAAGTLGVFLGTRSAPTGTVGETEPSLRAQLAVAGHNRPFRALLICFVVQSAGVATVLAGVSYFADQVLHAPRTGPTLLFACFVGPALLVMPVWTRVGARAGKRAGLVAASLLFAAGALALVAAPALPAVGVYAVVALIGAGYAGQQVFALAMLPDCIAYDTARTGRRQAGVFTGLWTAGETFGLALGPGLYGLVLQLSGYVSSSTGVAAAQTDAARLGVLLGFTVLPALLVGVPVLLLRGYHLTAARLAAVTRSAGVPAARVPTDPLIRDEKGATSR; this comes from the coding sequence ATGAGCGGGACAGGTCCGGGGTCCGCCGGACGATTGCCCCGCCGAGTGCACGCCGGCTACGCGCTGGGCTCCCTGGTTACCGGGGCGTTCGGGACCGTGCCCGGGCTGCTTCTGCTGCCGTACCTCACCGACACGTTGGGCGTCGCGGCCGGCGTGGCCGCCGCGCTGGTGCTCCTGCCCAAGGCGTGGGATGTGCTGGTCAACCCGGTCGCCGGGCGGATCTCCGACCGGACCCGCTCCCGCTGGGGCGCGCGCCGGCCGTACCTGCTCGGCGGTGGGCTGGCCCTGGCCGTCCTCTTCGCCTCGATCTTCGCCGCGCCGTTCGGGGCCGGCCCGGCCGCCGGGGTGTACGTGGCGCTGGCCTTCCTGGCCACCGCGACCGCGTTCGCCTTCTTCCAGGTGCCGTACGTGGCGATGCCGGCCGAACTGACCGGCGATCCGGCGGAGCGTACCCGGCTGATGAGCTGGCGGATCGCGGTGCTGGCGCTGGCCATCCTGGTCTCCGGCGCGGTGGCCCCGGCGGTGGTGGCCGCTGGCGGCGACGGCGTGCCGGGGCATCGCTGGATGGGCCTCTTCGTGGCCGCGCTGGTCGCGGCCGGCACACTGGGCGTGTTCCTCGGCACCCGGTCCGCCCCGACCGGAACGGTGGGGGAGACCGAGCCGAGCCTGCGCGCCCAACTCGCGGTCGCCGGCCACAACCGGCCGTTCCGGGCGCTGCTGATCTGTTTCGTCGTGCAGTCCGCCGGGGTGGCGACCGTGCTGGCCGGGGTGAGCTACTTCGCCGACCAGGTGCTCCACGCCCCGCGGACCGGGCCGACCCTGCTCTTCGCCTGCTTCGTCGGGCCGGCACTGCTGGTCATGCCGGTCTGGACCCGGGTCGGCGCGCGGGCCGGCAAACGGGCCGGGCTGGTCGCCGCGTCGCTGCTCTTCGCGGCCGGCGCGCTGGCCCTGGTCGCCGCCCCGGCACTCCCGGCCGTCGGGGTCTACGCGGTGGTCGCGCTGATCGGCGCCGGCTACGCCGGCCAGCAGGTCTTCGCGCTCGCCATGCTGCCCGACTGCATCGCGTACGACACCGCTCGCACCGGCCGGCGGCAGGCCGGCGTGTTCACCGGGCTCTGGACGGCCGGGGAGACCTTCGGCCTCGCCCTCGGTCCCGGCCTCTACGGCCTGGTCCTCCAGCTCTCCGGGTACGTCTCGTCGTCGACCGGCGTCGCCGCCGCCCAGACCGACGCCGCCCGCCTCGGCGTCCTCCTCGGCTTCACCGTCCTACCGGCGCTGCTGGTCGGGGTGCCGGTGCTGCTGCTGCGCGGCTACCACCTGACCGCCGCGCGCCTCGCCGCGGTGACCCGCTCGGCCGGCGTACCCGCTGCCCGGGTGCCGACCGACCCGCTGATTCGCGACGAGAAGGGTGCCACCAGTCGATGA
- a CDS encoding DUF3152 domain-containing protein: protein MTSWSPPGPPVRSGLRRMRRRRRRTVLLLAGLLAAGGAGTGVAHLVRQPADPPPVAAGDQRLAHGAGAGAGTGTDDRPQPGGYPTEGSGRFATADSRSPVRGYDGPLRRYRIEVERDAGQDADEFAATVDAVLGDPRSWIASGELRVQRVTDAGAADFTIYLATPATSERMCAEGGLNTERYTSCRLPGQVIINLARWMDAVPDYGAPLDVYRTYVINHEVGHEFGELHQACPGPGEPAPVMQQQTYGLDGCVANAWPYLDGIRYEGEQTDGV from the coding sequence ATGACGTCGTGGTCCCCTCCCGGCCCGCCGGTCCGGTCCGGCCTACGCCGGATGCGTCGCCGCCGTCGCCGTACCGTCCTGCTCCTGGCCGGCCTGCTCGCGGCCGGCGGTGCCGGAACCGGCGTGGCCCACCTGGTACGCCAGCCCGCCGACCCGCCGCCCGTGGCGGCGGGCGACCAGCGGCTGGCGCACGGTGCCGGTGCCGGTGCCGGCACCGGCACCGATGACCGGCCGCAGCCCGGCGGGTACCCGACCGAGGGCTCCGGACGGTTCGCCACCGCCGACAGCCGCTCCCCGGTACGCGGGTACGACGGACCGCTGCGCCGCTACCGGATCGAGGTCGAGCGGGACGCCGGCCAGGACGCGGACGAGTTCGCCGCCACGGTCGACGCGGTGCTCGGCGACCCGCGGAGCTGGATCGCCTCCGGCGAGCTGCGGGTGCAGCGGGTGACCGACGCGGGCGCCGCCGACTTCACCATCTACCTGGCCACCCCGGCCACCTCGGAGCGGATGTGCGCCGAGGGGGGCCTCAACACCGAGCGCTACACCTCGTGCCGGCTGCCCGGCCAGGTGATCATCAATCTGGCCCGCTGGATGGACGCGGTGCCGGACTACGGCGCCCCGCTGGACGTCTACCGGACGTACGTGATCAACCACGAGGTCGGGCACGAGTTCGGCGAGTTGCACCAGGCCTGCCCGGGGCCGGGCGAGCCCGCCCCGGTGATGCAGCAGCAGACGTACGGACTGGACGGCTGCGTCGCGAACGCCTGGCCGTATCTCGACGGAATCCGCTACGAGGGCGAGCAGACGGACGGCGTCTGA
- a CDS encoding SigE family RNA polymerase sigma factor, translating to MTMTGEPQLGVPPPAGTAERTEESEGIDFDRLYHAHFRSLTLQLVAYCGDLSQAQDLVQEAFCRAFARWSRVSRYDDPLAWIRRVAWNLATSRWRRLRTAQSWLRRQRVEHVPGPGPDRVALTAALAMLPARHRRAVVLHYLADLSVTQIAEQEGVPEGTVKSWLHRGRVSLAEQLAGTNEVNDK from the coding sequence ATGACGATGACGGGGGAGCCACAACTCGGCGTGCCGCCACCCGCGGGGACAGCGGAGCGGACCGAAGAGTCCGAGGGGATCGACTTCGACCGGCTCTATCATGCGCATTTCCGGTCGCTGACGCTCCAGCTCGTCGCGTACTGCGGCGACCTGTCGCAGGCGCAGGATCTGGTCCAGGAGGCGTTCTGCCGGGCGTTCGCCCGCTGGTCCCGGGTGTCCCGCTACGACGATCCGCTCGCCTGGATACGCCGGGTCGCCTGGAACCTCGCCACCAGCCGCTGGCGCCGGCTGCGCACCGCCCAGTCCTGGCTGCGCCGGCAGCGCGTGGAGCACGTGCCGGGACCGGGTCCGGACCGGGTGGCGCTGACCGCCGCCCTGGCGATGCTCCCCGCCAGGCACCGCCGGGCGGTGGTGCTGCACTACCTGGCGGATCTCTCCGTCACGCAGATCGCGGAGCAGGAGGGGGTGCCGGAGGGCACGGTCAAGTCCTGGTTGCACCGGGGTCGGGTCTCGCTGGCGGAGCAGCTCGCCGGCACGAACGAGGTGAACGACAAATGA
- the proB gene encoding glutamate 5-kinase, protein MGTRAGPADPDAQNGRVREAVISARRIVVKIGSSSLTTAAGGLDDARVDALVDTLGALAAAGREVVLVSSGAIAAGLAPLGLARRPRDLATQQAAASVGQGLLIGRYATSFARHGLTVGQVLLTVDDVTRRAHYRNAYRTLRKLLDLRAVPIVNENDTVATEEIRFGDNDRLAALVAALVDADLLVLLSDVDALWTGNPARPGSTRITEIHGEGDLAGVDIGGAGRAGVGTGGMVTKVEAARIATGFGIPVVLTAAPLAAGALGGEPVGTFFHPSSRRPAARLFWLAHATAPRGRLHLDPGAVQAVVGRRKSLLPAGIVAVDGAFTAGDPVDLVDTEGAPVARGLVNYDAVELPGLLGRSTSELAAALGPAYEREVVHRDDLVLL, encoded by the coding sequence ATGGGAACGCGCGCGGGCCCCGCCGACCCGGACGCGCAGAATGGTCGGGTGCGTGAAGCAGTCATCTCGGCCCGCCGGATCGTCGTCAAGATCGGTTCGTCCTCGCTGACCACGGCGGCGGGCGGCCTGGACGACGCCCGGGTCGACGCGCTGGTCGACACACTCGGCGCGCTGGCCGCCGCCGGCCGCGAGGTGGTGCTGGTCTCCTCGGGCGCGATCGCCGCCGGCCTCGCCCCGCTCGGCCTGGCCCGACGCCCACGCGACCTGGCCACCCAGCAGGCCGCGGCCAGCGTCGGGCAGGGCCTGCTGATCGGCCGGTACGCGACCAGCTTCGCGCGGCACGGGCTGACCGTCGGGCAGGTGCTGCTCACCGTCGACGACGTGACCCGACGCGCGCACTACCGCAACGCGTACCGGACCCTGCGCAAACTGCTCGACCTGCGGGCGGTGCCGATCGTCAACGAGAACGACACGGTGGCCACCGAGGAGATCCGGTTCGGCGACAACGACCGGCTCGCCGCCCTCGTCGCCGCCCTGGTCGACGCCGACCTGCTGGTGCTGCTGTCGGACGTGGACGCGCTCTGGACCGGCAACCCGGCCCGTCCGGGCAGCACCCGGATCACCGAGATCCACGGCGAGGGCGACCTGGCCGGCGTCGACATCGGTGGCGCGGGCCGGGCCGGGGTGGGCACCGGGGGCATGGTCACCAAGGTCGAGGCGGCCCGGATCGCCACCGGCTTCGGCATCCCCGTGGTGCTGACCGCCGCGCCGCTGGCCGCCGGCGCGCTGGGCGGCGAACCGGTCGGCACCTTCTTCCACCCGAGCAGCCGGCGCCCGGCCGCCCGGCTGTTCTGGCTGGCCCACGCCACCGCGCCCCGGGGCCGCCTGCATCTCGACCCCGGTGCGGTGCAGGCGGTGGTGGGGCGGCGCAAGTCGCTGCTCCCGGCCGGGATCGTCGCGGTGGACGGCGCGTTCACCGCCGGTGACCCGGTGGACCTGGTGGACACCGAGGGCGCGCCGGTCGCCCGGGGGCTGGTCAACTACGACGCGGTGGAGCTGCCCGGGCTGCTCGGCCGCTCCACCTCGGAACTCGCCGCGGCCCTCGGCCCGGCGTACGAACGTGAGGTCGTCCACCGCGACGACCTGGTACTGCTGTAA
- the moeZ gene encoding adenylyltransferase/sulfurtransferase MoeZ, with the protein MADRRRAERQWRGPTADPGESTVSLPPLVEPAAELTVDEIRRYSRHLIIPDVGVAGQKRLKNARVLCVGAGGLGSPALLYLAAAGVGTLGIIDFDTVDESNLQRQVIHGVSDVGRPKAESAAASIREINPLVQVQIHNTALDRDNVREIFSQYDLIVDGTDNFATRYMVNDAAVLLGKPYVWGSIYRFDGQASVFWAEHGPCYRCLYPEPPPPGMVPSCAEGGVLGVLCASIGSIQVNEAIKLLTGIGEPLVGRLMVYDALEMSYRKIKVRKDPNCVLCGENPTVTDLLEDYEDFCGAVSVEAQEAVVDSTITALELKEWQDAGKDVFLVDVREPAEYEIVRIPGATLIPKGEILSGEALAKFPQDRQIVLHCKSGVRSAEALAALKAAGFSDAVHVQGGVLSWIKQIDPSLPAY; encoded by the coding sequence ATGGCCGATCGACGCCGCGCCGAGCGACAATGGCGCGGTCCCACCGCCGATCCCGGGGAGTCCACCGTGTCGTTGCCCCCGCTCGTCGAGCCCGCCGCCGAGCTGACCGTAGACGAGATCCGTCGCTACTCGCGCCACCTGATCATCCCAGACGTCGGAGTGGCCGGGCAGAAGCGGCTGAAGAACGCCCGGGTGCTCTGTGTCGGCGCCGGCGGTCTCGGCTCGCCGGCCCTGCTCTACCTCGCCGCCGCCGGCGTCGGCACCCTCGGCATCATCGACTTCGACACCGTCGACGAGTCCAACCTCCAGCGTCAGGTCATCCACGGCGTCTCCGACGTGGGCCGGCCCAAGGCCGAGTCGGCGGCCGCGTCGATCCGCGAGATCAACCCGCTGGTCCAGGTCCAGATCCACAACACCGCGCTGGACCGCGACAATGTCCGGGAGATCTTCTCCCAGTACGACCTGATCGTCGACGGCACCGACAACTTCGCCACCCGATACATGGTCAACGACGCGGCGGTGCTGCTCGGCAAGCCGTACGTCTGGGGCTCGATCTACCGGTTCGACGGCCAGGCGTCGGTGTTCTGGGCCGAGCACGGCCCCTGCTACCGCTGCCTCTACCCGGAGCCGCCGCCGCCCGGCATGGTGCCGTCCTGCGCCGAGGGTGGCGTGCTCGGCGTGCTCTGCGCGTCCATCGGGTCGATCCAGGTCAACGAGGCGATCAAGCTGCTCACCGGCATCGGCGAGCCGCTGGTCGGTCGCCTGATGGTCTACGACGCCCTGGAGATGAGCTACCGCAAGATCAAGGTTCGCAAGGACCCGAACTGCGTGCTCTGCGGCGAGAACCCCACGGTCACCGACCTGTTGGAGGACTACGAGGACTTCTGCGGTGCGGTCTCCGTGGAGGCGCAGGAGGCGGTGGTCGACTCGACCATCACCGCACTGGAGCTGAAGGAGTGGCAGGACGCCGGCAAGGACGTCTTCCTGGTCGACGTCCGCGAGCCCGCCGAGTACGAGATCGTCCGGATTCCCGGCGCGACGCTGATCCCCAAGGGCGAGATCCTCTCCGGCGAGGCGCTCGCGAAGTTCCCGCAGGACAGGCAGATCGTGCTGCACTGCAAGTCCGGCGTACGGTCCGCCGAGGCGCTCGCCGCGCTGAAGGCGGCCGGCTTCTCCGACGCCGTGCACGTCCAGGGCGGCGTGCTCTCCTGGATCAAGCAGATCGACCCGTCGCTGCCGGCGTACTGA
- a CDS encoding alpha/beta fold hydrolase, translating to MKRAVLWPEHVLPASHLPPPWPGREVRLDGTVTYVRDTPATAPGAEPALYVHGLGGSSQNWTDLAGLLADRLAGQAIDLPGFGRSEPGRRYTVPAFADRVIRFVEHGGRGPVHLFGNSLGGAISVRVAALRPDLVRTLTLISPALPFLDFRRSVQGRMLPLLAIPRGEWLAARRLAQLAPEVMAQQVMEACIADLTRISEQRRREAIEETRVRYEATHYAAAYVRTFRGLVSSFLRSYLPGSGSLWRLAAAVRAPTLVVGGRLDRLVDVRVAPQAARVIPDSRLLMLDGVGHVAQLEVPRTVARAVLALLAEARDGVSSDTPEGLLDGAEDSALGRDMAG from the coding sequence ATGAAGCGCGCCGTCCTCTGGCCGGAACACGTCCTACCCGCGTCCCACCTGCCACCGCCCTGGCCCGGCCGGGAGGTACGCCTCGACGGCACGGTGACGTACGTGCGGGACACCCCCGCCACCGCCCCCGGCGCCGAACCGGCGCTCTACGTGCACGGGCTCGGCGGCTCCTCGCAGAACTGGACCGACCTGGCCGGCCTGCTCGCCGACCGGTTGGCCGGCCAGGCGATCGACCTGCCCGGTTTCGGTCGCAGCGAGCCCGGCCGGCGGTACACCGTCCCGGCCTTCGCCGACCGGGTGATCCGCTTCGTCGAGCATGGCGGGCGGGGCCCGGTGCACCTGTTCGGCAACTCGCTGGGCGGAGCGATCTCGGTACGCGTGGCGGCGCTGCGGCCGGATCTGGTGCGGACGCTGACCCTGATCTCCCCGGCGCTGCCGTTCCTGGACTTCCGCCGCTCGGTGCAGGGCCGGATGCTGCCGTTGCTGGCGATCCCCCGGGGCGAGTGGCTGGCCGCCCGGCGGCTGGCCCAACTCGCGCCCGAGGTGATGGCCCAGCAGGTGATGGAGGCGTGCATCGCCGACCTGACCCGGATCAGCGAGCAGCGCCGGCGGGAGGCGATCGAGGAGACCCGGGTCCGCTACGAGGCCACCCACTACGCCGCCGCGTACGTCCGTACCTTCCGTGGGCTGGTCTCCAGCTTTCTGCGGTCGTACCTGCCGGGCTCGGGTTCACTGTGGCGGCTGGCGGCGGCGGTGCGCGCGCCCACGCTGGTGGTGGGGGGCCGGCTGGACCGGCTGGTCGACGTCCGGGTGGCGCCGCAGGCCGCCCGGGTGATCCCGGACAGCCGGCTGCTGATGCTCGACGGGGTGGGTCACGTGGCCCAGTTGGAGGTGCCGCGCACCGTGGCGCGGGCGGTGCTGGCGTTGCTCGCCGAGGCACGGGATGGTGTGTCGTCGGACACGCCCGAGGGCCTGCTCGACGGGGCAGAGGACAGCGCGCTCGGCCGTGACATGGCAGGCTGA
- a CDS encoding MGMT family protein, whose translation MTPDEYVEAVLDLVERIPPGRVMSYGAVADALAERSGRASARLVGSIMARHGGAVPWHRVVNSAGRLPPGHEVEARARLRAEGCPLRPSGVDMAAAWSPEEGI comes from the coding sequence ATGACACCTGACGAGTACGTCGAGGCGGTGCTCGATCTGGTCGAGCGGATCCCGCCGGGCCGGGTGATGTCGTACGGGGCGGTGGCGGACGCGCTCGCCGAGCGCTCGGGGCGAGCCTCGGCCCGGCTGGTCGGTTCGATCATGGCCCGGCACGGCGGCGCGGTGCCCTGGCACCGGGTGGTGAACTCGGCGGGGCGGCTGCCGCCGGGGCACGAGGTGGAGGCGCGGGCCCGGCTGCGGGCCGAGGGCTGTCCGTTGCGCCCATCCGGGGTGGACATGGCGGCGGCCTGGTCACCGGAGGAGGGGATATGA
- a CDS encoding pyridoxal phosphate-dependent decarboxylase family protein, which translates to MTEKGTGALPAEGVPAQQVLDEVRALRAGDRPTHGGRLFAYVYDPGVAGLDELARAAYAESAHVNGLDPTAFPSLLAMENALVAAAARLLGGGPGTNAPDVVGSVTSGGTESLILAVKAARDARPDLAEPRIVVPVSGHAAFAKAAHYLRVALDAVPVDPVTLRPAPADVAAAIRPETVLVAASAPSYAHGVVDPVAEIAAVAASAGVRCHVDACFGGWALPWLRRLGAPVPPFDFAVDGVTSISVDLHKYAYAPKGVSVLLHRDAGLRAPQYFAYADWPGYTMVNPVIASTRSGGPIAAAYATLRHLGEDGYLRLAALTREAVSGLADAVRAVDGLRLLAEPESTVVCLTSDDPGLDLFVLVDELTARGWHTQPQLAYAGLPASVHLTVTAAVAPRVAEFGPALAEAVAAARAAGPVVLPAELLALAGSLAPEALTPELVAGLAAGLGLGTGPAPDRMAVVNTLLDAAPVAVRERLLAEFVSLLQRPAW; encoded by the coding sequence ATGACCGAGAAAGGTACGGGCGCGTTGCCCGCCGAGGGAGTGCCCGCCCAGCAGGTGCTCGACGAGGTTCGGGCACTGCGGGCCGGGGATCGGCCCACGCACGGTGGGCGGCTGTTCGCGTACGTCTACGACCCGGGGGTGGCCGGGCTGGACGAGCTGGCCCGGGCCGCGTACGCGGAGAGCGCCCACGTCAACGGGCTCGACCCGACCGCCTTTCCGTCCCTGCTGGCGATGGAGAACGCCCTGGTCGCGGCGGCTGCCCGGCTGCTCGGCGGCGGCCCGGGCACGAACGCGCCGGACGTGGTCGGCAGCGTCACCAGCGGCGGCACCGAGTCGCTGATCCTGGCCGTGAAGGCGGCCCGGGACGCCCGGCCCGACCTCGCCGAGCCGCGGATCGTGGTGCCGGTCAGCGGGCACGCCGCCTTCGCCAAGGCGGCCCACTACCTGCGGGTGGCACTCGACGCGGTGCCCGTGGACCCGGTCACCCTGCGCCCGGCGCCCGCCGACGTGGCCGCCGCGATCCGGCCGGAGACCGTGCTCGTCGCCGCCTCTGCCCCGTCGTACGCGCACGGCGTCGTCGACCCGGTCGCGGAGATCGCGGCGGTGGCGGCGTCGGCCGGGGTGCGCTGCCACGTGGACGCCTGCTTCGGCGGGTGGGCCCTGCCCTGGCTGCGGCGGCTCGGCGCACCGGTGCCGCCGTTCGACTTCGCCGTCGACGGGGTCACCTCGATCTCCGTCGACCTGCACAAGTACGCGTACGCCCCGAAGGGGGTGTCGGTGCTGCTGCACCGGGACGCCGGACTGCGCGCCCCGCAGTACTTCGCGTACGCCGACTGGCCCGGGTACACGATGGTGAACCCGGTGATCGCCTCGACCCGGTCGGGCGGGCCGATCGCCGCCGCGTACGCCACCCTGCGTCATCTCGGCGAGGACGGCTATCTGCGGCTGGCGGCGCTGACCCGGGAGGCGGTGTCCGGGCTGGCCGACGCCGTCCGCGCGGTCGACGGGCTGCGGCTGTTGGCCGAGCCGGAGTCCACCGTGGTCTGCCTCACCAGCGACGACCCGGGCCTCGACCTGTTCGTGCTGGTCGACGAGCTGACCGCCCGGGGCTGGCACACCCAGCCCCAGCTCGCGTACGCCGGACTGCCGGCCAGCGTGCACCTGACGGTGACCGCGGCGGTGGCCCCCCGGGTGGCCGAGTTCGGCCCGGCGCTGGCCGAGGCGGTCGCGGCGGCGCGTGCCGCCGGTCCGGTCGTGTTGCCGGCCGAGCTGCTCGCGCTCGCCGGAAGCCTGGCCCCGGAGGCGCTCACCCCGGAGCTGGTCGCCGGGCTGGCCGCCGGTCTGGGGCTCGGCACCGGCCCGGCGCCGGACCGGATGGCGGTGGTGAACACCCTGCTCGACGCCGCCCCGGTGGCGGTGCGGGAACGCCTGCTGGCCGAGTTCGTCAGTCTGCTGCAACGCCCGGCCTGGTGA
- a CDS encoding DUF3152 domain-containing protein — translation MPASAPPRNSVRSTPTRPGAARNRHRRAAHPWRTLIVVSAFLIAGGVAVPVVMQRPSALAEVLAGDEPGSPSRAPSSAPPTSSAPASPSPPPSPTTPAPVLSLPGPVPTRGAGSFAYDARPGGVLGRAGVLRRFRVAVEDGSDEDVHAFGDAVQRALAGPGSWVDSGALRLQQVAPGNRSDFTIYLATRETAGRLCLGGGVDIRKGGVPYTSCRVPGKVVINLDRWRTSAPHLVAAGMPLDTYRLYVINHEVGHQLGHHHEGCPGAGKPAPVMQQQTLFLRGCRPNPWPYLDGRRYTGPSV, via the coding sequence ATGCCCGCGTCAGCCCCACCCCGCAACAGCGTTCGGTCCACTCCCACCCGGCCAGGCGCCGCCCGGAATCGTCATCGTCGGGCTGCCCACCCGTGGCGCACGCTGATCGTGGTGTCGGCGTTCCTGATCGCCGGCGGGGTCGCGGTTCCGGTGGTGATGCAGCGGCCGTCGGCCCTCGCCGAGGTGTTGGCCGGCGACGAGCCCGGGTCGCCGTCGCGCGCGCCGTCGAGCGCCCCGCCGACGTCGTCCGCCCCGGCGAGCCCGTCGCCGCCGCCGAGCCCGACCACCCCCGCGCCGGTGCTGAGCCTGCCCGGCCCGGTGCCGACCCGCGGCGCGGGCAGCTTCGCGTACGACGCGCGGCCGGGCGGAGTGCTCGGCCGGGCGGGCGTGCTGCGACGCTTCCGGGTGGCGGTGGAGGACGGCTCCGATGAGGACGTCCACGCCTTCGGCGACGCCGTGCAGCGGGCGCTGGCCGGGCCGGGGAGCTGGGTGGACAGTGGCGCGCTCCGGTTGCAGCAGGTCGCCCCGGGCAACCGGTCCGACTTCACGATCTACCTGGCCACCCGGGAGACCGCCGGCCGGTTGTGTCTCGGCGGTGGTGTCGACATCCGCAAGGGCGGGGTGCCGTACACGTCCTGCCGGGTGCCCGGCAAGGTGGTGATCAACCTGGACCGGTGGCGCACCTCGGCGCCGCACCTGGTCGCGGCGGGGATGCCGCTCGACACGTACCGGCTCTATGTGATCAACCATGAGGTCGGCCACCAGTTGGGGCACCACCACGAGGGGTGCCCCGGGGCGGGGAAGCCGGCGCCGGTGATGCAGCAGCAGACGCTCTTCCTCAGGGGCTGTCGGCCGAACCCGTGGCCGTACCTCGACGGCAGGCGGTACACCGGCCCTTCGGTGTGA